A region from the Sulfitobacter sp. D7 genome encodes:
- the hisS gene encoding histidine--tRNA ligase: protein MAKPKKTPRPKAQTPKGFRDYFGTEVTHRAEMLSKIAAVYHRYGFDALESSGVETVEALGKFLPDVDRPNEGVFAWQEDSEGDKPGDWLALRYDLTAPLARVYAQHRNDLPMPYRRYAMGPVWRNEKPGPGRFRQFYQCDADTVGAPSVAADAEICAMLADCLEEVGIARGDYVVRVNNRKVLNGVLEVAGLAGDDKDTERGIVLRAIDKLDRLGPEGVRALLGEGRKDDSGDFTKGAGLEDAQADVVMWFMQAKRDSGAETVARLRELVAGSDVGVQGVDELELISDLLAAGGYGPDRVEIDPSVVRGLGYYTGPVFEAELTFEIKDEKGRARNFGSVAGGGRYDDLVKRFTGQEVPATGVSIGVDRLLAALAAKGRLETEATGPVVVTVMDRDRMADYQAMVAELRQAGIRAEVYLGNPKNFGNQMKYADKRQSPVVVIEGGDEKDRGVVQIKDMVLGAQLAQEASHDEWKERPNQYEVPRADLIKAVRDILDRTS, encoded by the coding sequence ATGGCAAAGCCCAAGAAAACCCCCCGTCCCAAGGCGCAAACTCCCAAGGGGTTCCGCGATTATTTCGGGACCGAGGTGACCCATCGGGCCGAGATGCTCAGCAAGATCGCCGCCGTCTATCACCGCTATGGTTTTGACGCGCTGGAAAGCTCGGGCGTGGAGACGGTTGAGGCGCTTGGCAAATTCCTCCCCGATGTGGACCGCCCGAACGAAGGCGTTTTCGCGTGGCAGGAAGATTCCGAAGGCGACAAGCCCGGCGATTGGCTGGCGCTGCGCTATGATCTGACAGCGCCCTTGGCGCGGGTCTATGCCCAGCACCGCAACGATCTGCCGATGCCGTACCGCCGCTATGCGATGGGGCCGGTCTGGCGCAATGAAAAGCCAGGGCCGGGGCGGTTTCGTCAGTTTTATCAGTGCGATGCGGATACCGTAGGCGCGCCATCAGTTGCGGCGGATGCCGAGATTTGCGCGATGCTGGCCGATTGTCTGGAAGAGGTCGGGATCGCGCGCGGCGACTATGTGGTGCGGGTGAACAACCGCAAGGTGCTGAATGGGGTGCTGGAAGTTGCGGGCCTTGCCGGTGACGACAAAGATACCGAGCGTGGCATCGTGCTGCGCGCCATCGACAAGTTGGACCGCCTCGGCCCAGAGGGCGTGCGCGCCTTGCTGGGCGAGGGCCGCAAGGACGACAGCGGCGATTTCACCAAGGGTGCCGGGTTGGAAGACGCGCAGGCCGATGTGGTCATGTGGTTCATGCAGGCCAAGCGTGACAGCGGGGCCGAGACTGTGGCGCGGCTGCGCGAGTTGGTCGCGGGCTCCGATGTCGGTGTGCAGGGTGTGGATGAGCTTGAGTTGATCTCTGACCTGCTGGCCGCGGGTGGCTATGGCCCTGACCGGGTTGAGATTGATCCGTCGGTGGTGCGCGGCCTTGGCTACTACACAGGGCCGGTGTTCGAGGCCGAGCTTACCTTTGAGATCAAAGACGAAAAGGGCCGCGCGCGGAACTTCGGCTCGGTCGCGGGCGGTGGGCGCTATGATGATCTGGTCAAGCGGTTTACAGGGCAGGAAGTGCCTGCCACGGGCGTCTCCATCGGCGTTGACCGGCTGCTGGCCGCGCTGGCCGCGAAGGGGCGATTGGAAACCGAGGCCACTGGCCCCGTCGTCGTCACCGTGATGGACCGCGACCGCATGGCCGATTATCAGGCGATGGTCGCCGAGTTGCGGCAGGCGGGCATCCGGGCAGAGGTATATCTGGGCAACCCCAAGAACTTCGGCAACCAGATGAAATACGCCGACAAGCGTCAGAGCCCGGTTGTGGTCATCGAAGGCGGTGACGAGAAAGACCGCGGCGTGGTGCAGATCAAGGACATGGTGCTGGGCGCGCAACTGGCGCAAGAGGCGAGCCACGATGAGTGGAAAGAGCGCCCGAACCAATATGAAGTGCCCCGCGCCGATCTGATCAAGGCGGTCCGCGATATTCTGGATCGGACAAGCTGA
- a CDS encoding ATP phosphoribosyltransferase regulatory subunit — protein sequence MPTRSETLARAASLRAIFDAQGAVLVEPPILQPADTLLDLYGEDIRARAYVTSDALRGEQMLRPDFTVPVVQMHMAHGAEPARYTYSGEVFRRQEHDPNRANEYIQVGFEVFDRADPAAADAEVFALIAEAMQGLPVRPVTGDIGVLMAAVQGLDTSPARKQALMRHIWRPRRFRALLDRYAGRTPVPAGRKALLAKAEAEISAPMVGLRSQAEIEARVAALREDAKTAPISAQQVDLFEALLEVKETLPNALSRLRDLAVDMPAIGDAVARVAARADAMRARGIDTDALLFEASHGRSSMEYYDGFVFAFRAASRPDLPSIASGGRYDALTRRLGQGDEIPAVGGVMRPGLMLELEAGQ from the coding sequence ATGCCGACACGTTCCGAAACGCTGGCGCGGGCGGCGTCGCTACGCGCGATTTTCGACGCGCAGGGCGCTGTGCTCGTCGAGCCGCCGATCCTGCAACCGGCCGACACGCTGCTGGACCTCTACGGCGAGGACATCCGCGCGCGCGCCTACGTCACCTCGGACGCGCTGCGGGGCGAGCAGATGCTGCGCCCCGATTTCACCGTGCCCGTGGTGCAGATGCATATGGCCCATGGGGCCGAGCCCGCGCGCTATACCTATTCCGGCGAGGTTTTCCGCCGTCAGGAACACGACCCAAACCGCGCCAATGAATACATTCAGGTGGGTTTCGAGGTTTTCGACCGCGCCGACCCGGCGGCGGCAGATGCCGAGGTTTTCGCCCTGATCGCCGAGGCGATGCAGGGGCTGCCGGTGCGCCCGGTGACGGGGGATATCGGTGTGCTGATGGCGGCGGTGCAGGGGCTTGATACCTCGCCCGCGCGTAAACAGGCATTGATGCGTCACATCTGGCGCCCGCGCCGCTTTCGCGCGCTGCTGGACCGCTACGCGGGGCGCACCCCTGTGCCTGCCGGACGCAAAGCGTTGCTGGCCAAGGCAGAGGCCGAGATTTCGGCACCCATGGTCGGACTGCGCTCACAGGCAGAGATCGAAGCCCGCGTGGCAGCGCTGCGCGAGGACGCCAAGACCGCGCCGATTTCCGCGCAGCAAGTCGATCTGTTTGAGGCGCTGTTGGAGGTCAAAGAAACCCTGCCGAACGCGCTGAGCCGCCTGCGCGATCTGGCTGTCGATATGCCCGCCATCGGCGATGCCGTGGCCCGCGTTGCGGCCCGTGCCGATGCGATGCGCGCCCGTGGGATCGACACCGATGCGCTGCTCTTCGAGGCCAGCCATGGGCGGTCTTCGATGGAATATTACGACGGTTTCGTTTTTGCTTTCCGGGCGGCCTCGCGGCCCGATCTGCCCAGCATCGCCAGCGGCGGGCGCTATGACGCGCTGACCCGGCGGTTGGGGCAGGGCGATGAAATTCCGGCGGTGGGCGGTGTGATGCGCCCCGGCCTGATGCTGGAACTGGAGGCCGGGCAATGA
- the hisG gene encoding ATP phosphoribosyltransferase: MTLKLGVPSKGRLMEKTFEWFGARGVSLQRTGSDREYAGKVEGIEDVSLVLLSAGEIPRELSAGRIHLGVTGTDLVQEKLALWDQLVEPLEELNFGHADLIIAVPQAWVDVDTLDDLDAAAAAFRAEHGFRLRIATKYHRLVREFLRTHGVADYALVDSQGATEGTVLNETAEAIADITSSGETLRANHLKILSDGLILQSQATLWRSRMAPLEDHSRKALKTLIAQLT; this comes from the coding sequence ATGACGTTGAAACTTGGTGTGCCGTCCAAGGGGCGGCTGATGGAAAAGACCTTTGAATGGTTCGGCGCGCGCGGCGTGAGCTTGCAGCGCACCGGGTCCGACCGCGAATATGCGGGCAAGGTCGAGGGCATCGAAGATGTCTCTCTGGTGCTGCTCTCAGCCGGAGAAATCCCGCGCGAACTGTCGGCGGGGCGGATCCACCTTGGCGTGACCGGCACCGATCTGGTGCAAGAGAAGCTGGCGCTTTGGGATCAACTGGTCGAGCCGCTGGAGGAATTGAACTTTGGCCATGCCGACCTGATCATCGCGGTGCCGCAGGCTTGGGTCGATGTCGATACGCTGGATGATCTGGATGCCGCCGCGGCGGCCTTCCGCGCTGAACATGGCTTCCGCCTGCGCATTGCCACGAAATACCACCGGTTGGTGCGGGAATTCCTGCGCACCCACGGTGTGGCGGATTACGCGCTGGTCGACAGCCAAGGCGCGACCGAGGGCACGGTGCTGAATGAAACCGCCGAGGCGATTGCCGATATCACCTCCAGCGGAGAGACGCTGCGCGCCAATCACCTCAAGATCCTCAGCGACGGTTTGATCCTGCAATCGCAGGCCACACTCTGGCGGTCGCGCATGGCGCCCCTAGAGGATCACAGCCGCAAAGCGCTGAAAACCCTGATCGCGCAACTGACCTGA
- a CDS encoding ABC transporter ATP-binding protein codes for MSRAPCEGPQPSPHGSGRLLKIEDLHLSFGGIKALQGVNFEAGAGEITGVIGPNGAGKTSLFNAISGFYKPDRGRVSFDGQDITTLSPDRRAGLGLARTFQNIALFRGMTVLDNIKLGGHTRLNTNVWQALRYFGAAQKAELELRREIEEQVIDFLEIDHIRKYPITMLPYGLQKRVELGRALAMRPRVLLLDEPVAGMNREETADMARFILDVQEQFGTTILLVEHDMHMVMDICSRIVVLNFGQQIASGTPEEVSNNPAVIEAYLGAAA; via the coding sequence ATGTCACGCGCCCCTTGCGAGGGGCCGCAGCCGTCGCCGCATGGGAGTGGGCGATTGCTGAAGATTGAGGATTTGCATCTGTCCTTTGGCGGCATCAAGGCGCTGCAGGGGGTGAATTTCGAAGCCGGGGCCGGAGAGATCACCGGTGTCATTGGCCCCAACGGCGCGGGCAAGACCTCGCTTTTCAATGCGATATCAGGGTTTTACAAGCCCGACCGGGGGCGTGTGTCCTTTGACGGGCAGGATATCACGACGCTCAGCCCCGACAGGCGCGCAGGGCTGGGGCTGGCGCGGACCTTCCAGAACATCGCGCTGTTTCGCGGCATGACCGTGCTCGACAACATCAAGCTCGGCGGTCACACGCGGCTCAATACCAACGTCTGGCAAGCGCTGCGCTATTTCGGCGCGGCGCAGAAGGCCGAGTTGGAGCTGCGCCGCGAGATCGAAGAGCAGGTGATCGATTTCCTTGAGATCGACCACATCCGCAAATACCCGATTACCATGCTGCCTTATGGTCTGCAAAAGCGGGTCGAACTGGGCCGGGCGCTGGCGATGCGCCCGCGCGTGCTGCTGCTGGATGAGCCGGTGGCGGGCATGAACCGGGAAGAGACCGCCGACATGGCGCGGTTCATCCTCGACGTGCAGGAGCAGTTCGGCACCACGATCCTGCTGGTGGAACACGACATGCACATGGTGATGGACATCTGCAGCCGCATTGTCGTGCTGAACTTTGGCCAACAGATCGCCAGCGGCACGCCCGAGGAGGTCTCGAACAACCCGGCAGTTATCGAAGCCTATCTGGGGGCCGCGGCATGA
- a CDS encoding branched-chain amino acid ABC transporter permease, translated as MGQFVQFAINGLMAGAIYALIAVGIVSVYKATKVVNFAHGYLIMFGAYFYFTFAVIVPGQPWAPAWLASWQPGWMVEMRGELPMFSPVAAVLDWVANLPRILLGLAGALVCNAILGRIIERVLMRPLMGQSIFAMIMVTVGLISILSGAAQLIWTADAASVPYIAPNMPIRFELFGTMIFLFGTDLVNMVVALLLFGGIVAFVKFTKGGIAIRATAEDQSTAYSMGISVPKVFSRAWVLASTTGAIAGAILATRNGISPSLGLFGFSVLAIVLMGGLDSYVGVLIAAMVVGVLEAMTQWQMGGGWAEIVPYVTVLVVLIWRPHGLMGQKEVERI; from the coding sequence ATGGGGCAGTTCGTGCAATTCGCGATCAACGGGCTGATGGCCGGAGCGATCTACGCGCTGATCGCCGTGGGGATCGTCAGCGTTTACAAGGCGACCAAGGTGGTGAACTTCGCCCATGGTTACCTGATCATGTTCGGGGCCTATTTCTATTTCACCTTCGCCGTGATCGTCCCGGGCCAGCCTTGGGCGCCGGCTTGGCTCGCCTCTTGGCAGCCGGGCTGGATGGTCGAAATGCGGGGCGAACTGCCGATGTTTTCGCCCGTGGCGGCGGTGCTTGATTGGGTGGCGAACCTGCCGCGCATCCTGTTGGGGCTGGCGGGGGCGCTGGTCTGCAACGCCATTCTGGGCCGGATCATCGAGCGGGTGTTGATGCGCCCGCTGATGGGGCAATCTATTTTTGCGATGATCATGGTCACGGTTGGCCTGATCTCGATCCTGTCGGGCGCGGCGCAGTTGATCTGGACGGCGGATGCGGCAAGCGTGCCCTATATCGCGCCCAACATGCCGATCCGGTTCGAGTTGTTCGGCACGATGATCTTCCTCTTTGGCACTGATCTGGTGAACATGGTCGTGGCCCTGCTGCTTTTCGGTGGCATCGTCGCCTTCGTGAAGTTCACCAAGGGCGGCATCGCCATCCGCGCCACCGCCGAGGACCAGTCGACCGCCTATTCCATGGGTATTTCGGTGCCCAAGGTCTTCTCCCGCGCTTGGGTGCTGGCCAGCACCACCGGCGCCATCGCGGGGGCGATCCTCGCCACCCGCAACGGCATTTCGCCGAGCCTCGGGCTTTTTGGTTTTTCGGTGCTGGCGATCGTGCTGATGGGCGGGCTCGACAGCTATGTCGGCGTGCTGATCGCGGCGATGGTCGTGGGCGTGCTTGAGGCGATGACCCAGTGGCAGATGGGCGGCGGCTGGGCCGAGATCGTGCCCTACGTCACCGTGCTGGTGGTGCTGATCTGGCGCCCGCACGGCCTGATGGGGCAGAAAGAGGTCGAGCGGATATGA
- a CDS encoding branched-chain amino acid ABC transporter permease, whose protein sequence is MINANLKSSYAADERVLNNRYKQAFVYGSILALALFTLFGNDYLILIASQMGILLIAVVGINILTGYTGLVSLGHGAFVAIGAYAVTIFGNLGAGVIPAGLMPFVSVPLAVALAAAVGVLVGLPSLRVKGLYLAVATLAANFIVIFLIEEDLFAPWTGGMVGINTNVPNLLGWELDTKREMFGLIAAVGLVSLLAAQNLIRTRVGRAFIAIRDRDYSAEILGISLLRYKLMSFALSAAYCGLAGALFAYFYARILPEQFELALSLNLVAALIIGGMGRTMGPVFGVIIVVMVPELIKVLFGALAGDSAGAGQLRAPLQQIAFGVLLVLFLLKEPLGINQIVDRILRAANRWPFARG, encoded by the coding sequence ATGATCAACGCAAATCTCAAATCCAGCTATGCCGCCGATGAGCGGGTGCTGAACAACCGCTACAAACAGGCCTTCGTTTACGGGTCGATCCTTGCGCTGGCGCTTTTCACCCTGTTCGGCAATGACTACCTGATCCTGATTGCCAGCCAGATGGGCATCCTGCTGATCGCCGTGGTGGGGATCAACATCCTGACCGGCTATACCGGGCTGGTCTCGCTGGGCCATGGCGCCTTCGTGGCCATCGGTGCCTATGCGGTGACCATCTTCGGTAACCTCGGCGCCGGGGTGATCCCGGCAGGGTTGATGCCCTTCGTCTCGGTGCCCTTGGCCGTGGCGCTGGCGGCGGCGGTGGGCGTGTTGGTCGGCCTGCCGAGCCTGCGGGTCAAGGGGCTCTACCTCGCCGTGGCGACGCTGGCGGCGAATTTCATCGTGATCTTTTTGATCGAAGAAGACCTCTTTGCCCCTTGGACTGGCGGCATGGTGGGGATCAACACCAATGTGCCCAATCTGCTGGGCTGGGAGCTGGATACCAAACGCGAGATGTTCGGTCTGATTGCGGCGGTGGGGTTGGTGTCGCTGCTGGCGGCGCAGAACTTGATCCGCACCCGCGTGGGTCGTGCCTTCATCGCCATTCGCGACCGCGACTATTCCGCCGAGATCCTCGGCATCTCACTCTTGCGCTACAAGTTGATGAGCTTTGCCCTCTCGGCCGCGTACTGTGGTCTGGCGGGGGCGCTTTTCGCCTATTTCTACGCCCGCATCCTGCCCGAGCAGTTCGAACTGGCGCTGTCGCTGAACCTTGTGGCGGCGCTGATCATCGGTGGCATGGGGCGCACGATGGGGCCGGTTTTCGGGGTCATCATCGTGGTGATGGTGCCCGAACTTATCAAAGTGCTCTTTGGCGCGCTTGCGGGTGACAGCGCCGGCGCGGGGCAATTGCGCGCGCCCTTGCAGCAGATCGCCTTCGGCGTGCTGCTGGTGTTGTTCCTGCTCAAGGAACCCTTGGGCATCAACCAGATCGTCGACCGTATCCTGCGCGCCGCAAACCGTTGGCCGTTTGCGCGCGGGTAA
- a CDS encoding ABC transporter substrate-binding protein, with translation MTMNRRSFLATTAAATAAMGTPMILRAQPKEYVLGASLPLTGPFATAGQLVAPAFAMAAKLFNDEGGVAGVPIRFVTEDSGYVPQNALNNYQRALASEGKNMIGYFADSTGAMKLIAPELKGENARIMGSTSFASELADPATHPYQYLSGPTYQSQFDILLQNIKNEGGQKVAFIFSNTEFGRDPIEHGRKTAEELGLEVVLEESTKAEGADIPTHVTKLAQSGADHCILQGYVTGVWPQLIGGARQFGLPVKFKGTFWGMEKLIADRITAEAGPFLAGYEGVMPYRYFYDREEAPRYQQYAELSKQMFAGTPLENYMSTWAIQTMCGLEIAMKAFRDTAEAGLELTPDNIAEKLAGISDWDSGGFFGGPVSMENNAIGTGRVYGYNPEDGLFTPKSDWFTV, from the coding sequence ATGACCATGAACCGCCGATCCTTCCTCGCCACCACCGCCGCCGCGACGGCGGCCATGGGCACGCCGATGATCCTGCGCGCCCAGCCCAAGGAGTATGTGCTCGGCGCCTCGCTGCCGCTCACCGGGCCCTTTGCCACCGCCGGTCAGTTGGTCGCGCCTGCCTTTGCCATGGCCGCGAAGCTTTTCAACGACGAGGGTGGGGTGGCCGGGGTGCCCATTCGCTTCGTCACCGAGGATTCGGGCTATGTGCCGCAGAATGCGCTCAACAACTACCAGCGGGCGCTGGCCTCTGAAGGCAAGAACATGATCGGCTATTTCGCCGACAGCACCGGCGCGATGAAGCTGATCGCGCCCGAGTTGAAGGGCGAGAACGCCCGGATTATGGGCTCGACCTCTTTCGCCTCGGAACTGGCCGACCCTGCGACGCATCCCTACCAGTATCTCTCGGGTCCGACCTACCAAAGCCAGTTCGACATCCTGTTGCAGAACATCAAGAACGAGGGCGGGCAGAAGGTCGCCTTCATCTTCTCCAACACTGAGTTTGGCCGCGATCCGATCGAACACGGGCGCAAGACCGCCGAGGAATTGGGCCTTGAAGTCGTGCTGGAGGAAAGCACCAAGGCCGAAGGCGCCGATATCCCCACGCACGTCACCAAACTGGCGCAGTCCGGCGCGGATCACTGCATCCTTCAGGGCTATGTCACTGGCGTCTGGCCGCAGCTTATTGGCGGCGCGCGGCAGTTTGGTCTGCCAGTCAAATTCAAGGGCACCTTCTGGGGCATGGAGAAGCTGATTGCCGACCGCATCACCGCCGAGGCGGGGCCGTTCCTTGCGGGCTATGAGGGCGTCATGCCTTACCGCTATTTCTATGACCGCGAAGAGGCGCCGCGCTATCAGCAGTACGCCGAACTCAGCAAGCAAATGTTCGCGGGCACGCCGTTGGAGAACTACATGTCGACATGGGCGATCCAGACCATGTGCGGGCTGGAGATCGCCATGAAGGCCTTCCGCGACACCGCCGAGGCCGGGCTGGAGCTGACACCCGACAACATCGCCGAGAAGCTGGCGGGGATCTCGGACTGGGATTCGGGCGGCTTCTTTGGTGGGCCGGTGAGCATGGAAAACAACGCCATCGGGACGGGCCGGGTCTATGGCTACAACCCCGAGGACGGGTTGTTCACGCCGAAATCCGATTGGTTCACCGTTTGA
- a CDS encoding ABC transporter ATP-binding protein encodes MLTIENIEVTYHHTVQALRGLSLEVPDGKIVTLLGTNGAGKTTTLKAASNLLALENGEVGEGRISFKGQSIMTIQPDRLVQQGLFHVREGRRIFSEMTVEDNLIAASYALDRRQAKPDYDKVYAFFPRLKERRRQIAGYLSGGEQQMLAFGRAMIARPELILMDEPSLGLAPKVVAEIFDTIKRLNQEDGTAILLVEQNAGVAFSVADYGYIMESGQIVMEGDVAKLRGDKDIQSFYLGMGEEGGARQSFRDVKHYKRRKRWLS; translated from the coding sequence GTGCTGACCATCGAGAACATCGAAGTGACCTACCACCATACGGTGCAGGCGCTGCGCGGGCTGTCGCTGGAAGTGCCCGACGGCAAGATCGTCACGCTTCTGGGCACCAATGGTGCGGGCAAGACCACCACGTTGAAGGCGGCGAGCAACCTGCTGGCGCTGGAGAACGGTGAGGTCGGCGAGGGTCGGATCAGCTTCAAAGGTCAGTCGATCATGACGATCCAGCCCGACCGTCTGGTGCAGCAGGGGCTGTTCCACGTGCGCGAGGGGCGGCGGATCTTTAGCGAGATGACGGTGGAGGACAACCTGATTGCCGCCTCCTACGCGCTGGACCGGCGGCAGGCGAAGCCGGACTATGACAAGGTCTATGCCTTTTTCCCACGGCTGAAAGAACGGCGCCGCCAGATTGCGGGCTACCTTTCGGGCGGGGAGCAGCAGATGCTGGCCTTTGGCCGGGCGATGATCGCGCGGCCTGAGTTGATCTTGATGGACGAGCCCTCGCTGGGCCTCGCGCCCAAGGTGGTGGCCGAGATTTTCGACACGATCAAGCGGCTGAACCAAGAGGACGGCACCGCGATCCTGCTGGTGGAGCAGAACGCCGGGGTGGCCTTTTCGGTCGCCGACTACGGCTACATCATGGAGAGCGGCCAGATCGTCATGGAAGGCGATGTGGCCAAGCTGCGCGGCGACAAGGACATCCAGTCCTTCTACCTCGGCATGGGCGAGGAGGGCGGCGCGCGGCAGTCCTTCCGCGATGTGAAACATTACAAGCGCCGCAAACGCTGGCTCAGCTAG